AACCAGGAACATTTTCCAAGTATGAAATCATTAAAGAAGACGGTTTACACTTTCTTAAGTCTTATTCACTACAAAGCCTAACTTGGTGGCACTCAAGTCCAACACGAATGTGTTTTGAGGCGGCTGACAATACAACATCAAAATATTAGATAGCACACATCTTTGTATAATATAGAATAATTACAGTAGCATTATAAACACATTAATGGGAATTTTCTTGGCATTAAAAACCCATATGTAACCTAAACGAGGACACTTTGTTGTGTCCCAACATCTGTTTGCCGAAATAGTGTCCTACAAGTTCAAACAACTTTGCCTTCTATTCCATGTGGatacaaagcaaaaaaaaaagaaaaaaaaaaagaaaagaaaaaaaaggaacaaatactcaaaaaaatatatcattactctttgCAAGTCAGTCCCAACATTTTGAAGCTAAAATATTCAGAACCGAGCATTGAGTTTAcctgtttttgttttcctttttgacTAGCCTTCTTCGTCGTGGGTTTCACTCTCTCAACCATAGAATTTTTTCCTAAGAGATGACAGTCTGCCTTTTCCCTTAACTACAAGGGGACTCAATACTTTCTTAGAACTCCCACCTTTTATTCCATCGATAGTTGTAACTGCAAACTTCGAGGGCGGCTTGTTGGTGTGGTAGCCTATGTTCATTACATCTAACTTAACTAGCATATCCTTAGTATACTCATCACATGAAGCATCATTTGTGGCTACTTTGTAGCATTTCTTGATGATACGGGAATACCTTCTAACTTCAGGCGTCTAATCAACCATGTCATAACTATTTTGTATAAGAGTGTATGTCCTTTTAATGTCTTTCCTCCATCAATCTAGTATGTACTTTTCTAGCACTGAATTGACTTTGTTAACTCTCATAATAGCTAATACATGTCTACAAAATATGCTTCTCATCTTGAACAAGGCACATGAACACTTCACCTCGCACTCGGCCTCATTAAAGTATACCGAATGGGTCACCTCCTTGATGAAACCATCGACAtccacttcatcttctacatggTATGTTGCAATTACACCATCCTTCTGGTGTAGAGTTGGAAGAGTTGCAAGCATCCCTATGACTTCTTTCTGTACTTCCCTAAATTTGTTGCAAGTGTATATATTCTGAAATACCTTCTCAAGTGGAGAGGGAGAGACAACGGGAATAGTGACGTTGAATGATTGGAAGTCCGAcgcattttcattctcaatcttcttcctcaacGCATTATCGAACTGATCGacaaactcttttaagtttgtCTTGGCATGAACATACCCATCAAAAAAAAGTATTCATTCTTTCACTTCgttgggttgtactcattccagctcAGAAAACATCTTTCATGAATACTGGTGCGCTCAACATATAAACTTTGCAATCAAGCATTCTCTTGCAAGTTGTACTTCGTAATTAACACATCCCAAGAACTCTCAAACTCGTGTATTGTTTGAGAGTCATACACATAGTTGAGCAACTCAGATTTCAACCTAGTTTTGTATGCACCATGTGAACCTAACTTTTCAGGTACTTTTTTCAATATGTGCCATAAGCAAAATCTGTGTCGGTAATTTGGAAAGACAAGCGCAATTGTATTTTTCATAGCTCTATCTTGATCCATGATAATAGCCTTGGGAGTTTCATCATCCATACAGTTCAACCAAGTTTGAAATAACCATGTAAACGTTTCAATATCCTCACTATATATTAAACCTGCCCCCAACACAATTGACTGGTCATGGTGGTTGACACCAACAAACGGTGCAAACGGCATCCCATATCTGTTTGTCAAATATGTGATATCAAATGTGAcgacatcaccaaaatatttaTAGGCTGCCCTACTTCGTGCATTCGCCCAAAATACATTCCTCAATCATCCGTCATCGTCCATATccattaatgaaaaaaattcatCATTCTTATATTGCATCCTAGCAAAATACTCACAGAGGGCTCCAGCACCTCCTTTCCCAAGTCAAAGGTGGCAtgccttgtcaatataattCTTACAATCTTTTCCATTGAATGGCAAGTTCTCAAACCCACCCGCTTTTTGCACAAGAGAGGTTAAATTCTTGTTCATTCTAATCCCAGCCTAATCATTTATATCTAACACTCTCTTAACAGATTCATTCACTTCTCTATTGCAGCGAAAGAATCTCGACTTTTGTGGACTTAAGCCGTGATTATGGAAATTGTACACACTCGACACCTTTAACACCCCTTTTTCTAACGTAGCATTTATCCTAGCCTTACAGTCATTCTTTGATGTCGGACCTGGCCTCACGACATTTGACGTACGATTTTGTGCCTTCCCACCATAGGCACAACCCAATGTCACATATCTAAGGCTCACATCCTCAAATCTATGACTCTTTTGTGTAATTACACCGAAACCGCATTGTTGCCCATATCTTTTGTAATAAGCAAGTAACTCCTCTTCAGAATTAAACACCATCCCCAATTTCGGCTCCTCAATGATATCAGCCCCCTCGGTATGCACAGTATCATGAATAGAGGGACTAGAGGCAGGCATGGCATCTTCGATTTCATCTACATTACTTGAACTTGCGGAGTGTAAACCAATCTAAGGGTTAAGTGATGCATCAAATGGGGGTCGTGGGTTTCCCTGTAGTTTACACCCATAAAAGCAATTAAATCAATTACAACCATGATAAATAAAGTAGTGCCACTACTTAACGAATAAAGTTATCACCTGACTAGTCCATGTAGATGGGTTGGCATCAGGACGATCCACAAAGGGTGGTGGTGACCACGAATGTGGCAACGGTGGATGGTGCCCATGCATATAGTTTGAGAAATCCGGATAAAATGACAAAATTGGTATCACCTAACATATCAAAAAGTAAGGATTATGAAACAAAAATGTACTAACATAGCCTCACGTCAGTTGATTGTGTCATTTGTTCCAGAATTACATGCAAAATCATTCAAAATTAGTACattgaattcaaacaaaataaagtaCATACATTATTAGAACAAAAGCCATGAAGGAGATTTAACAAGAACATCACCTGGGTTGGTAGATTGGTTGATTGATTTGCAGGAGGAGGCGTTGACCTAAGTGGATAGAATGGGCTTGGTATCATCTATGGAACAAAACCAGTCATTATAATGAACTCAAAGTGAAAAAGTAGTGCTAATCAATGAATACTTGGGTTGATAGATTTGTTACACAATATGCGGTCGTCGGTGTTATAGGAGATACATGCTTCTTGCCTTTCTCCATCTAGagaaaattttacaacattaaaaataatcttttataaATTACACCAGCCAGCATTTTAGTaactgtgaataataataaagctGGTGACATGTGAGCCTGTTTAGGTAATTGCACCGAATCCTACCTCCACGGTTGTAATAATGAATTTTCTGTATTAAATCTGAAATATATTTATTCAGATTGTGCATTACCGGAAGAATCATTAAAGTATGCTAGTGtatttaattcatattttttattaaatacatatattaaaaattaaacaataaagaagagaagaaataaGTAAGTAGAGAAATTAGTGATAGGTATACtatgatttgattaaaaaaccaaaaaactaagAATTAGTGCACCTCTCTACATGAACCATCAAAACAATTACTACAAACAATCAAAACATATTGTCCTGTGGGTTATGAGATTCAACAAAATGACAATATGGGGCATCCATCTCATTTGACAGAACCCAGACAACCAATTGTCCTGTTGGCTATGAATCTCAACAAAATGACAGTACAACAGCCATTTCATTTTGACAGAAACAAGACAACCAACAAAATAATACAGCCACTTCTACATTCTAGCAAAGGCAAAGCTCCATAAATCCAGTCCTATTCTTCCATGCACCCAACTCCCAATTAATAATTTACAAGGCCAAGCATGATTAGCTTTCTCAACTGACCagaattaaaagaaattaaacttaaCATTTTCAATACATCCTAACCAAAATTAATGATCTATATATAGGAAGATGCATGGTGGTAACTCTTGATGACAAGTAAAATCTTTTATAGGTTATATATGTAGTTATATAGTTGTAGGAAATTGAACGGGAAATCTAATCAagtccaaatgaaaaaaaatatgtacgGATCAAGATGTTCAATTTCAACCACTGTTTACACAAAAAGAATCAATAACTGTAGCTATTAATGCATATTAACAATTGCAAGTACATATAAGATTCTGTAAGTGAGGATGCATTGGCATCTCTAATTAATGTGTTAGgttatcttttcctttttcttttttccttttttaaacactctttttctttttatttttaactgcTGCAAGGCAGTCGGCTAACTATGCTATGATCCTTTTTATATTGTGTTTGCCTGCAATTTAATTGTGTCATTCCAAGTAAGTACTCCTCTTCTACAGTTCTACCTACTCACAGAAATTAGGAATCAAGAAGTAGCTATCAATCCATGAGTAAATCCATCTTTATTAAGTCCACCATATGATTTCTACTCAAAACTATCCTAACAATGCTCATTCAATTCCATTAAAGCTACCCACAGTTGTGATGGGAACACCAGCAAGACTTGTATAGATTATATTTAGAAAAGAGAATTTGATCTTTTGCAGAAGTTGAAGTTATAGTTTTATAGGTTACAATTTGTGTCAATATCTAACATGAAAGGAGTGGAGCCTAAACTAGACGAAAGGCTTAATGGTATGCCATAAGAGATGAAAGCAACTGGTGTCTATTTATTGATCTTCTCAATCTTTGTTATAGTTAGGCAGGCTACCTAGATCCAAAGTACTTCTTAACTAATAAGCTGACGGAAAAAGTGATGTTTATAGTCTTGGTGTTGAACTAACTAGAACTTCTGATTGAGATGCAGCCAATCTCACATGGCAAAAACATTGTTAGAGAGGTAAAATTGTTGTTCTATAATTTATGTTATTCCTACAACGTGCCAAATAATGAAGCAGCTTTTactctgtgtgtgtgtctctctctcGACATGTCattttatatagttttaattACTTGAGAGGGATATCCTCCTTTTCAAGTTTCAGTTTCAATAAGTAAGTAGACATCATGCATTCTTAAACATTAGTTACCATCAGCCTTGAGTGAGACCTCTATCAAACACAATACTTCTTAATATCTTGCATACTAGATTCAAATATCTTGCACACGGTCACAATCAAATTATAGAACAAAACATTTTAGATGCCTAATATAATAGTTGGTTATGTGTATATCTTTTAAGGAAATGTTTTTCATCCATTTGTACCCTCTAACTAAgcacaaatatttttctttcctctttttgtttttttcttttttttttttttctttttttttttttgtggcagCCAAGACTCAAATTCCATAGATTTGAGCTACTTACAAACAAAATTTCTAGTAGTTCTAGGTCTAATCAAATTTACCTTTTGTTCCTACAAGCCTGAGATGCTCAATGATCCAGATGAAGCACCTTTGACAATTCAGTGCTTTTCATTTCCCCAGTTCTTCTGCAGGCAAGCGAATGGAGCTCCAAATGTGGCTTGTGATGAGGGAAATCTCCCCTGCTTACATGAAAACAATGAACGAAAGCAGCCTCAACCCCTCGTATGGTTGTAaacgaaaacaaataaaacttctGGGTCAATAGGGTAAATAAAACACCATCTCGTTTATATTCAGCAACAAAAATGAATCAAAGTTAcattcttttttcaaataaacaaaaaaactaaaaatgtgGAAGATATTACCTTTTCGAGAAGACGGTTTGAGGCTTTCTGATTCTCTTGCCGAGACTATACTTTAATGGTAGAAAATGGAGTAATGACTAAAAACTGAGAGATGAAATAGATAAATTGAGAAAGGAGTTAGCGAGAATAGATGATAATGGTGGAGGAGATCTGTGAAGGTGATAGTCGTGGAGGACGGAGGAGGTGCTCGCGACCGACATGGTCGCTAAGTATTTTGTGTGGGAGGGAGACCCGAAAATGGCTAGATCGAGTTtctattttcctcttcttctatcttcttttttttataaataatttgacaTGTCACATTAGTAGATGATGCGCAATATGCCTGTACGGAAAATAATTCATCACAAAATTAGTACTTGGTTTTCACGTGTTTAGAAATTCGagatatcaattttttatttttacaaaattaatgcCTGAATAAAGGTATTCTCGTCTGTCTCAGACTCTCAGCTGCCCTGGTCGTAACCTATTCTAACATCCGCGGGAAAGCTCGTACTGGCGATAACTCGTCTTCAGgtacctcctctctctctctctctctctctctctctctctctctctctcacagagtGTGCTTCTTCATTAAAGATTGGTTTTTGTGAACCTTGGACTTGCTTTTCGTTCCTGAAACAATCCTCGCGAAGTTCGATAGGGAATGATTATTCATAACAACTACAGTTAATTAGTGCAGATGGTTTGTGAAAATTGTTGTGCAGATCGACAATTTTTGGAATTATCTTTCTCTTCTCTAATTTAGTATTTTCAGTCGGAGCAATCTGCTTCAAGTTTCGGAGGGCAATGGCTTCCCTTTTCAAGGTAAACTCCCTGCCCTGcgtttttttgtgtatttaatGCAACTTCGTGAGCTTCGTCTCTCTGTTTCTTAACATTAAAGATGATCATGCTCGTGAAATGTTCCAATAAAAAGTATGGAATTACATATGTTTTAGAGTTAGTTAGTAAAGGCTAATTAtctcgggttgtttgggaatttAAACGGTAATTTTTCTGGGAGTATCAAAGTCCCGATGTCCTTGcacttgtatttcttttttcccGAAGGGTAAGCAACATTCTTAGATTATGTTGTGCATGATTGCATTTGGAGAGCGCCTGTGCCGTTCTTCCAAGAAACTTGGACCTTGTAACGATAGTATATTTTTACAGAATCCATGATATGCTcttatttcaactttttatgAGGATTGCTGCTACTTTTGAATCACCTCAAGGATCGGGCTTTTTCCAATTGTTCTACTCATTCTAATGGATTCCTCCGTTATATGCAGTGAAAAATATGAATGAGCCAATTCAGATTTAAAGGGACAACCAAAACTAGCCCTTATGTTAGGTTGCTTATTCAATATGCTTGCCATATTTATTTTGCTGCGTGTGTGTGCATACAAATTGAGAATTTCCACCTCCCTCAATATCCCACTCCCTCACCCAAATTATAAAACATAGAAAACGCCCTAGAAAATTAAGGAAActaatttttgaattaaaatatatatatttttaaatgaaaattaaaaaaaattgaaaaaaatggtttttagaAGTAAAGacagtttaaaatataaaattatttatcaaaatagaaaatttttagaaattaaaaaataactattgaaaaatgtttaatgaaacattattttttagaaacaagatttttgtcaatgatttttttttttccatattttaacgtttttaaaagttattttttgaaaataaattattcaagtgTAGTTATACTTcataacttttttatatttttaaggaTATTTACGTTAAATTTCCAATGGAGGGGCTACATGCGGATTTTTTGGTAGTTCAGGGAATAATTGTCAACATTGATAGTTTAGGGGGTCATTGCAGATTAGGTAGTAGTTTGagagtgttttttattttactctacTTTTTTATTACCGGACTATAATGTGCTGAAAAAAGACCATAATGACAACACTGAGGTGCTATGTGCTCCAACTTACTAATCATTGTTTATTTATCTGCCTATGTGGCTTACTGATAatcttattttactttattttaggATCCATCAAAGCTTTCAGCATATAGGGATAGAAGATTTCCTGGATCACAAGAGGAATTTGAACATGCACTTCAGACATCAACGACTGTGTATGTGGGTAATATGTCTTTCTATACTACAGAAGAGCAAGTTTATGAGATTTTCTCCCGAGCTGGGGAGATTAAGAAGATAATTATGGGTTTGGATAAGAACACGAAAACCCCTTGCGGCTTTTGTTTTGTCCTGTAAGGCTTCATTCTTCTTCATAATGTTAAAATTTTTCGATAAGAGTTTACATGGCAGGAGTTGTCAATCTTCCTTGAAGTGTTGCCTTTATTTTTCATCTGCTAAGACCATAGCTTCCTTCActagttttctttgttttttgtcttttttctttctttggttaTATTTCTCTCTGTTGATCTGTACGCACACTGTTGATGCTTCAAAACTGAGGGTTAGGGAAAGCTCccattaaaggaaaaaaaaggttgtcttacttatttgaaatAATGGTTCTCTTGGAATATAACCATTTGAGTTTGATTGCATATTTTTAACCAAAGCTAATTGAAGAGATAGATATGATATCTTTTTTTCAATCTTTATCTTCTACAAAAACATATCAATCTTCATGGCAAAAATATTGTGATACCCTGAATTGGATATCAATATTCATGGTAAAAAGATGAACTACATTCATCTTTACCTTCAAAATCATGtacacctataaaaaaatagatatatattgtGATTCCCCGAATTGGATCTATTATAGGAAGGCTGTGAATGGGGTCCCATATTGCTTGGGAGGGAGAAGTTGAAgttttataatgattccaaggtACTATAGTTGTAACCTTAACTATCTCTTTTGGAGTATGGGCCCAGAGTGCTCTGGGCATTGCTTGGGTTGTTACAAATATAAATTGAAGCGCATATTATTCCTTTTACCAtccataaaaatattctttaaagTAGTCCTGCTTCTTGTAGACCGAATGCTGAAGCACTCCCTTTTAAAACTTAATTTCACACCCTATGCATAGATTGGTATTGGGTTGAAGCCAAGGTGCCATAAAATTTGAAGTTCTCTTGTATTATAAACTGTGGTAGTGTATCTTGAACCATGCTATTTTCTTGGGTTATACagatttttctgtttcttttccAAATCTGTACTTGTAAAAATATCACAAAGCTTGAGATCTTATACTAATGAGTCCTAAGATTAGAGTTGTTGGTTATTCATATCTACTGTTTAGAATATTCGTATCACTTTCAATAGCAGTTAGAAAAGCTATAAATTGTTCTTCAAAACCGTCACACTCAATTCACACACAACGTTGGATTTCCAGCACCTTATCCATAACCTAGTCTGAAATAGTATGCTGACACGGAGTTAGAGACTTCAGTGGTGTGGGCTCCCCATCCATCTCAAACCTTCCCTTGATGCCCACAACGATGCCAACAACAACCCTGTCGCCTCCTCAGCAAAAGAAGACCTACATTCATGCACTGGGTCTGGCATCTGTAAAGCTCCTTCATTAACGTCTCCGATGCTCCCACCCATCGCAAGCTCTAGTTCCCCTTCATCTATGCTACCCCTTGGCCCTTTCTGCCCACAAACTGCAAGAAAACTACCGGCCGACAAGAAGGTAGGTGGATCTCTGGTGTTCAATATCGTCGGCTCCACCACAATCATGCCCACCAGTGTAGATACCACTGGAAGCTCCACCCCCTCTTCATATATGCTTCCTGTTGGTCCTTTCTATGGACTTCGTGACTGGAAATTGACGGTTGATAGTGAGAGGGTTTGGAAACCCATGTCTGGTGCCGAGACTACCATCTTTGTTGACTCCACCACTACCATATCCTCCATCTCTCCTACCAGTGGTGCCTTTGCTTGCGACGAGACCATTAGGATCCTCTCCGACGACATTGGCTGGTACCCGCTTGACGATGGGCCTATTTCACATACTTCACGTCTCCTCCATACAGGGCACCGCTTGTCTCCTGGTGTTTAATTGACCCATAGGCTGAGGCCCAAAACTTAGGCCCAAGCCTTGATTTGCCTTCCCTTTAATTAGATTCATGGCTGGAAGCCCATTGTAGTGGCCCATGCCACTTCGATCCATGTTGACTAAACCTTCTGTGTCTAGGCCACCCATAGCTTCTCCTTTAAGTAGTCCATggcccaagcccaagcccacCCCTTTATTATCCTCAACACATCGTGTAAGACACTCCATTATCTCCTGCAATACatctatttgttttttcatgTTTGTTAGAGTACGATACACACCTTCCTCTGTCAGACCGACAGCTTGCCACCACCATTGTGTCTGTGTATGCCTACTGAACCAGCAGCACAACCTGACCTCATTGGATGAGCAGCTCCTCTCAAGCTGGCCGATGTGCCAGACCTTTCTTCCGGCCTGATATGTTCACGAGACAGCAACAGAGCCCGCGGTTGTTGGAGGACCTCCTTGTACAAATGCGTGTGAGGTTGGTTCAAAGCCACCGTTGTCACATGCAGTGGTGTATGCACATGTCCAGCCTCTCTTCCAGCCATCCTCATTGCCTCCATCAACTTCCTCCATCCCTTTCCGTCCCTCTCCTCtggaatgaaaatgaaagtccATCAACCGCCACCTCCATACTCCACCATTGCCATGTAATAGCCATGGGAGTTCAAACATCTTTGTGCAATGAAACCCCTATCTCCCTCCCGATGAGCAGTATAAAACTCTCTTCTTTCACCCTTCAAGCAGTCCTCCAATCCTTTGGTGAACTAGAGTACCGTGGCTAACGCCAAGCTCATTCCTTTCACAACTCTCCAGCTTCTCTCAGTAATGTGCAGATATCTTCCATCCCTTATTACCTCAAATACCTTTGATTCAATTACTACCAGTTTCAAAAGACCCATATTCCTTCCAAAACAACAATCTTGCCATTAAACGCCCCAGCCACCATTGAAACGTTAAGTATAAAGAGAGGAAAAGACCAAGTGTACGGAGTCAATATCATGTTTTCTACAAACAcgaaaataaaattgaagtgTCTGCGTGCTTGTTTTGGAATCAATATTTCAATTTGTCTATTTGATAATTTTGGATGGTGATGTACCCAAATAAGCTTGTGCGCTGCCCATTTCTATAATTTTAGTCTAGTATTGGTGAGTTGCTAGTATTATGTTTATTTCTCTGTCCTTAGCCCTTATGTTAATGTTATTCTTTGTGCCATTTGTCATCAATTATATGGTTGATTTTAATTGGttatgggtgcaaacaatttctactTGCTTaggagttggctcaagtggtaaagagccttggtcttggggttaCACTCCCCAGGGTCTAAGGTTTGAACCCTAATCCTTGGGTGCTAACAATATTTATGGGCCATATCCTTTCTGTCTAAAGCCAATGATTTACTTGATCTTTGATGTGAGTGTGTTACACATATCTAGAGTTTAATTGGGTAAAAGGCATGTTGTGTTTGCATGGTCTCTGGGTCCctcttcattttaaaaaaattggccaTAACTTGGTGGAGATGGATGCATGGAATGTTTGGTGATTGCAACTAAAGttctttttaatcattaagatgTATGTTAGGTACTATTCTCGAGAAGACAGTGAGGATTCTTGCAAGTATATAAGTGGGACAATTCTTGATGATCGTCCTATTCGTGTGGATTTTGATTGGGGATTCCAAGAAGGAAGGCAATGGGGCCGTGGTCGAAGTGGTGGACAGGTGAGTTGCTGTGGTTGCCATATATTGCCTGACTTCTACCCTCACTTTCTTTAATTGAGTCATGATTTTTCTTTTGCAGGTGCGCGATGAATATCGTACTGATTATGATCCTGATATCCTCCTGAAGTCTgattttaacatatttttatcatatttataattttctacAATATGGTTTTAGGCCATGTTACTGCTGATCTTCCTGGAAGGGTTTAGGAACTTGTTTGTTTTGGTATACTTGAACACGTGATGGTTACAGTCAATATATTTTGCTTTTGCCATTTGGTTTCTGATTCACATGACTTACAAGTATGTGAGAAGTGGAAGATTCATTCAAATTTTAGCTCATATGCATTTTTAAATATCTATCTTTGCGAATACATATTTGATATAGAGGCTAAATGAATGGATGGATAGACAAGCTGAAGGTTATGCTATCTTGTGAATAAGTCATTTTGCTACCAAATATAGGTTATGTCATGCTGTTATGTATAAACAGGATGGAAGTTAATTTTGGTTTTGTTCCAAACCTGCTGAtccaatttaattaataattaaaggaAGTGAAATATTTTGGAGGAGCTTAACCCATACACATTATACGGAGGGAAATAGTTAAAGAAATGGA
The genomic region above belongs to Carya illinoinensis cultivar Pawnee chromosome 4, C.illinoinensisPawnee_v1, whole genome shotgun sequence and contains:
- the LOC122307507 gene encoding nuclear cap-binding protein subunit 2-like isoform X1: MASLFKDPSKLSAYRDRRFPGSQEEFEHALQTSTTVYVGNMSFYTTEEQVYEIFSRAGEIKKIIMGLDKNTKTPCGFCFVLYYSREDSEDSCKYISGTILDDRPIRVDFDWGFQEGRQWGRGRSGGQVRDEYRTDYDPARGGYGKLVQRELEAQRQLVDYGGDSLGSFPPVITPQYGRRGGSHGRGGSYRRDYPRKRQRDDDLHGHETSKRTSDHESRRSSDYDIRPEKNPRFRESGDSDDDEEDDQKRRS
- the LOC122307507 gene encoding nuclear cap-binding protein subunit 2-like isoform X2, with amino-acid sequence MASLFKDPSKLSAYRDRRFPGSQEEFEHALQTSTTVYVGNMSFYTTEEQVYEIFSRAGEIKKIIMGLDKNTKTPCGFCFVLYYSREDSEDSCKYISGTILDDRPIRVDFDWGFQEGRQWGRGRSGGQVRDEYRTDYDPARGGYGKLVQRELEAQRQLVDYGGDSLGSFPPVITPQYYPRKRQRDDDLHGHETSKRTSDHESRRSSDYDIRPEKNPRFRESGDSDDDEEDDQKRRS